The Arachis hypogaea cultivar Tifrunner chromosome 14, arahy.Tifrunner.gnm2.J5K5, whole genome shotgun sequence genome has a segment encoding these proteins:
- the LOC112741502 gene encoding wall-associated receptor kinase-like 22, which translates to MVLQFGFHVMLIVSAIHTLASAQYEYKNSRTAQPGCNSTCGRVSIPFPFGMNEPKCYADQWFQIECRNHTPYLKSIGVEVSSIDVSEGTIVIKNPIHRWKCKHNNATTTQKQVVDLRGSPFVYSQENNVFVSVGCNGISFLVSNGTQVSSCVSICNGDKDDVDRIIHIGNCNGEYCCVTSLPSYLSEFNVTTESFGINNSNHRHASASSDDECSYAAIMIKQYSSGYYIGYSWAEDLTLLETVPALLEWEIRNSSVRLPGTCKSSNVTLTSSSKNSARRCHCEQGFIGNPYIPGGCTHFNPNVDNNQDGYHYGNQKNNSRPKWAIVGVFSSVGSIILLIGSWRVYKIIKRRIVKNRKEKNFKKNGGVLLEQRISSGEINVDKVKHFTLKELEKATDNFNMNRVLGKGGQGTVYKGMLVDGNLVAVKKFRVQGNVEEFINEFVILSQINHRNVVKLLGCCLEKEIPLLVYEFIPNGNLYEYLHGQNEDLPMTWDMRLRIASEIAGALFYLHSAASQPIYHRDVKSTNILLDGKYRAKVADFGTSRMISIEDTHLTTVVQGTFGYLDPEYFHTSQLTEKSDVYSFGVVLLELLTGQKPLSSLGPNEAKSLASYFVISVEEDRLFDIIDDRVTNEGDKEHIIAVANLAYRCLELNGKRRPTMKEVARELDEIWKLERKSNNAQQNHHEEIEYPAIEYHHPWFADSAPDICPSNISLTSESDVMHILTE; encoded by the exons ATGGTTCTTCAATTTGGGTTTCATGTCATGTTAATAGTATCCGCTATACATACACTGGCATCTGCACAATACGAATACAAAAATAGTCGTACAGCGCAACCTGGCTGCAATTCCACATGTGGACGTGTTAGTATCCCTTTCCCATTTGGAATGAACGAACCCAAATGCTATGCAGACCAGTGGTTCCAAATAGAGTGCAGGAACCACACACCTTACCTGAAATCTATAGGAGTGGAGGTGTCGTCAATTGATGTATCAGAAGGCACGATTGTAATCAAGAATCCAATTCACCGTTGGAAATGCAAACACAACAACGCTACTACTACTCAGAAGCAAGTGGTTGACCTGAGAGGAAGCCCCTTCGTGTATTCCCAGGAAAACAACGTGTTTGTATCAGTTGGATGCAATGGAATCTCTTTCTTGGTTTCCAATGGGACGCAAGTTAGCAGCTGCGTTTCGATTTGCAACGGCGACAAGGACGACGTCGACAGGATCATTCATATCGGCAATTGCAACGGCGAATACTGCTGCGTGACCTCCTTGCCTTCGTATCTCTCGGAATTCAACGTGACAACGGAGAGTTTCGGGATCAACAATAGTAATCATCGTCATGCGAGTGCGAGTAGTGATGATGAGTGCAGCTATGCGGCGATTATGATAAAACAGTATAGTTCCGGTTACTATATCGGTTACAGTTGGGCTGAAGATCTGACTCTTTTGGAAACCGTTCCGGCGTTGTTAGAATGGGAGATTCGTAACTCATCAGTAAGGCTCCCTGGAACCTGCAAGAGCAGCAATGTTACACTTACATCATCTTCCAAGAACTCAGCTCGGAGATGTCACTGCGAACAAGGATTCATTGGCAATCCCTACATTCCAGGAGGCTGCACCCACTTCAACCCCAACGTCG ATAATAATCAGGATGGATACCACTACGGCAACCAAAAAAATAACAGCCGACCAAAATGGGCTATAGTAG GTGTTTTCTCGAGTGTTGGATCTATCATTTTACTCATCGGTTCATGGAgggtatataaaattataaagagaAGAATAGTAAAGAACCGCAAAGAAAAGAACTTTAAAAAGAATGGAGGTGTGCTGTTAGAACAAAGGATATCTTCTGGCGAAATTAATGTTGACAAAGTTAAACACTTTACCTTAAAGGAGTTAGAGAAGGCCACTGATAACTTCAACATGAACAGAGTCCTCGGTAAGGGAGGACAAGGCACCGTCTACAAAGGAATGCTTGTAGATGGAAACCTTGTTGCTGTCAAAAAGTTCAGGGTCCAAGGGAATGTGGAGGAATTTATCAACGAATTTGTCATCCTTTCACAAATTAACCATAGAAATGTGGTTAAGTTGTTAGGATGTTGTTTGGAGAAGGAAATTCCTTTGCTTGTTTATGAGTTCATTCCTAATGGCAATCTTTATGAATATTTGCATGGCCAAAATGAGGACTTGCCAATGACTTGGGATATGCGTTTGAGAATTGCATCTGAGATTGCAGGAGCTTTGTTTTACTTACATTCAGCTGCTTCTCAACCAATTTATCACAGAGACGTGAAGTCAACAAATATTTTGTTGGATGGAAAGTACAGAGCAAAAGTAGCTGACTTTGGAACTTCTAGAATGATCTCTATTGAAGATACTCATCTCACCACTGTAGTTCAAGGAACTTTTGGATATCTGGATCCTGAATACTTTCATACTAGTCAATTGACAGAAAAGAGTGATGTTTACAGTTTCGGAGTCGTTCTTCTTGAACTATTAACAGGACAAAAACCGTTATCCTCCTTAGGACCTAACGAAGCGAAAAGTTTGGCTTCCTATTTTGTTATTTCTGTTGAGGAAGATCGCTTGTTTGACATTATTGATGATAGGGTGACAAATGAAGGAGACAAAGAACACATCATTGCTGTTGCCAATCTTGCATATAGATGCTTAGAGCTCAATGGGAAAAGAAGGCCAACTATGAAAGAAGTCGCAAGAGAATTGGATGAGATCTGGAAATTGGAGAGGAAGTCTAATAATGCACAacaaaatcatcatgaagaaatTGAGTATCCTGCAATTGAATATCACCATCCGTGGTTTGCAGATTCTGCTCCTGATATATGTCCAAGCAACATATCACTCACCTCAGAGTCAGATGTTATGCATATTCTTACCGAATAA